Below is a genomic region from Cytophagales bacterium.
GATCTTGCTCAATATTTGAATAATCAAAATCGTAGTTTGGAATACAGACAGTTACCTGGTGGCCCTGATGAGCAAATTCTTTTGCCAGAAAGAATGTTCTATGCGCCCGGGGGGTATTTTCAGGTGGAAAATAATAGCTTACCAGAAGTATTTTCATTTCTTCAAGATTTGTTGATAAATATCTGACAGTTCAGCGCTGCGTAGCTTAACATCCAAATTGTCTTCTATAAATTTTCTATTATCTACCGCAATCTCTTCAAACAGTTGTGGATTGGTCAATAGTTTATATATAGAAAGGAACAGTCCATTCACATCTTTTTCTTTTACTAACAAAGTATTATTTTTTCTACCTAACACATATGGAATATCGCAGTGAGTTGTGCTTATTACAGGCATACCACCGGCTGCCATTTCAGTAATTAAAAAAGGTGAACCACCTTCTATGTCACCATCCGAAGCCATTATACTGGGAGAAATGAATAAATGGCATTGCTTTGCTATATTAAATAAGCAATTTTGACTGACAAAGCCCGTCATAGTAATTTTATTGCTGAGGTTATATTTATTAATAATGTTATATATCTTTTTTTTTTCAATTATATCCCGTTTTTGATCAGTGGCATTTCCTATCAGCGTTATAGTGAAATTGTCAAATTCTTTTTGCAAAATACCCAATGCTTCTAATGCATACGGAATACCTTTCTTTTCTCTGAATGTGCCTGCAATCAGAAATTTAATTGGTTGATGAGGTACAATTCTTCTTGGTAAAAATTTTATCTTTTCAAGATTTACACCTATACGTTGTATTATAATCTTGTCCTTAGAGCAGCCAAGATCGCTAAGCATGTTAGCTATTGCCGGCCCTCTGCACAGAACTAAATTTATAATCTTAAACATCTCCTCATATTTCATTTTCCAGTCATCTCTTTGAGGCAGCATTCCCACATCATACCCGAGAAATGAAACAATATGTTTGATCCCATGTTTTTTTGCTATTTTATGATCAATATATCCCCTGTCGCCAAAATGTGAATGTAAAATAACAGGTTTTTCTTTTTGGATGATCTGCTCAACTATTGAGATATTTGAAATGATACCGCATTTATTTAAAACTCTATTTATAAATAAATTGTTTTCGTTATTAGCCGAAAAGAGATTTTTAACAGGAAATTGGTCAACATTTTTCCTTTTATAACATACAACCATGTTATTTATTTTACCAGTGGGTATATTAGATATCTGCTCATAAAGCCATACCATGGTTTGCGGTAGCCACGTGCCGGTACTGTGCAATACTTTTATTTTATTCATTTAAAATGATCCATTTCTTTTAGTAGTGGGGGAAAATTTCAAACTGTTACTTTAACGTGAATGTGAACGTGAAAGGGTTGATTTTATTGACTTCTTACGTTCACTCTCACTTTCACGAAAGGAGGGTTGTTTCTGGTTTCTGGGTATTTGCTGCTGGACTACTTGTTAATGTTTATTTTTAAAAGTGATCTTCATCATCTTTTGCTTGTAAGAATGAACATTATCTTGTATGATAGTAACATCCAAATTGTTTTTTAACCCTAGATCTCTAAAAGTATCAAAAGTGTAAAAAAAGTTTAGATAGTCAGGGGTAAAATTATGATTAAAACCGTCAAGAAAACTGGCAAAGCAAAAAGTTTTGTAAGACATAACCTTATGGATATTTTCAAAACATTTTTTTATATCCCCGATTGGCATGTGAAAAAATACGCTTTTGACTAGTATAAAATCAAAAACTTCTCCGGAAAGATCATTAAAATTCAAATTTGAATTTGTTCTCAAATGGGGTCTTTTGTGTTCTAATTTGGCTTGAAATAAAAATTCTCTCCCCTCTTTTAAAATATCAGCGCTAATATCTATACCATAATAATGTTCTTCATTCAAATATCTGATAAATTGAAGTCCCCCTCTCAGACATCCACATCCAATATCGAGCAACTTATGATTGGGCTTTAATCCATGCTGCATCAGAAATTCAAGCTGAGGTAACCCACGATGTTGTTTTTCACGAGATGGTTTTCTTACGCCTACTGCGCCTAAAGGCCCAAGAGCCTTAATACGTAGTCGCATTACTTCTTTATAAAATGCACTATATGTATGATTACGATACTTATATTTTAAATATTTGTATTTGAAAAATAAGATTCTTTGTTTTATAAAGTTTTTAATATGATCCATAGATCATCTGCTTATAATTATTCTATTATTGTAGTTTTTGGCAGGGGTGGTTAAGATATAATAATAACTACCTATGGGTAGATCATTCATATTATATTCCAATGAATAAGTATTGTTTTTTTCGGCAATTCCTTTAAACAAAGTTTTAATATGAATACCTAAAATATTATAAAATTTTAAAGTGATCGGAATTGTTTCATCCACACTAAATTTAATAATGATTTTATCATTGGTTGGATTTGGATAACTTTCAAATCTCATCCCTGATGGGTTAGATAATCTGAGATTTCCGGACAGGCAAGGCAAAGAAATTCCTGAATTTGCTGCAAGTGTTATTATACAATTTTCAATATCCAGTGCAGAAGCGGGATCAATATGTTTACCATTTTGTGCTTTTACCTCATTTAGCAAAGCGCAAAGAACATTACCTGCAGCTAAAAGATTTCCCTTATCAAATTGTTTCTTTGCATTATTTCCTTTTGATTTAAGACTTTTTCTTACACCTTCAATATTAATATTTGCGAAAGAAATTGTATGAATGAGATGATCAAAAGTAACACAGCCACAACTGATAGGATTCAACTCACTATTTAAAAATATGATCCAAACTGCTCCTCTGTCAACTCCACCATCATCATCAGTAAAAGTACTTACAGCAAAATCTTGATTATTATCACCATTTAAATCACCAAGTGTAGAAACTCTCATACCAAATTTGTCATTATTATCAAGCGCACCTAAAAAATCTCCCTTTGTATCAGATATTTTTAAAAATGATTTTACAGTGCCATCAATATTTAAGAATAATATCCATACTGCGCCCCTGTTTTTTCCTCCATCATCACTTTGTGTTTGCCCAACGACAAATTCAATAATTCCATCACCATCCAAATCACCAATAGTATCAACTGATGATCTAACAAATTTACTATTTTCATCCACTATTCCACAAAAATTTCCTTGCGTAGCTGATATTTTCTGATGTGATTTTACAGTACCATCATCATTTAAGAATAATATCCAAATAGCTCCCATATGATTTCCGCCATCATCATCACCTGGAGCCATTACAGCAATATCAAGGGTCCCATCATTATTTAAATCTCCTATACTTGAAACACCCCTTCCAAAAAAATCAGTATCATCTAATTGGCCCAAAAAATCACCTTCAGTACTACTAATTTTTTGATGTTTTTTTACAGTACCATCTGAATTTAAAAATAATACCCACAATGCTCCCTTATCAGGTCCGCCATCATCGTCAAAAGCAACACCAGCAGCGATATCTGTGATACCATCTTTATCTAAGTCACCAATATTTGTAAGTGACCATGCAAAACGATCAAAATCATCCAGTTTACCCGTGAAATTACCCTCTGTATCACTGATCTTTTGATGCGATTTTACAGTGCCGTCAATATTTAAAAATAGTATCCATATAGCGCCTCTGTCTTGCCCTCCGTCATCATCTAAGCGTGCCGATACTACAATATCAATAATTCCATCTCCGTCTAAATCACCCAAAGATGCAATTGCAACACCAAACCTATCTGCATTATCAAGTTGACCGGTAAAGTTGCCTTCTAATGAGGATATCTTTTGATGGCCTTTGACAGTCCCATCACTATTTAAAAACAAAATCCATACTGCGCCCCTTGCATTGCCGCCATCATCATCAAGCGGTGCACCTGCAGCAATATCAGTGATCCCATCACCGTTTAAATCTCCAATATTTTCAATGTCTATGCCAAAACGATCATTATCATCTAATACTCCGGTAAAATTACCCTCTAAATCACTAATTTT
It encodes:
- a CDS encoding class I SAM-dependent methyltransferase, producing the protein MDHIKNFIKQRILFFKYKYLKYKYRNHTYSAFYKEVMRLRIKALGPLGAVGVRKPSREKQHRGLPQLEFLMQHGLKPNHKLLDIGCGCLRGGLQFIRYLNEEHYYGIDISADILKEGREFLFQAKLEHKRPHLRTNSNLNFNDLSGEVFDFILVKSVFFHMPIGDIKKCFENIHKVMSYKTFCFASFLDGFNHNFTPDYLNFFYTFDTFRDLGLKNNLDVTIIQDNVHSYKQKMMKITFKNKH
- a CDS encoding colanic acid biosynthesis glycosyltransferase WcaL, whose protein sequence is MNKIKVLHSTGTWLPQTMVWLYEQISNIPTGKINNMVVCYKRKNVDQFPVKNLFSANNENNLFINRVLNKCGIISNISIVEQIIQKEKPVILHSHFGDRGYIDHKIAKKHGIKHIVSFLGYDVGMLPQRDDWKMKYEEMFKIINLVLCRGPAIANMLSDLGCSKDKIIIQRIGVNLEKIKFLPRRIVPHQPIKFLIAGTFREKKGIPYALEALGILQKEFDNFTITLIGNATDQKRDIIEKKKIYNIINKYNLSNKITMTGFVSQNCLFNIAKQCHLFISPSIMASDGDIEGGSPFLITEMAAGGMPVISTTHCDIPYVLGRKNNTLLVKEKDVNGLFLSIYKLLTNPQLFEEIAVDNRKFIEDNLDVKLRSAELSDIYQQILKK